A single window of Hirundo rustica isolate bHirRus1 chromosome 16, bHirRus1.pri.v3, whole genome shotgun sequence DNA harbors:
- the LOC120760216 gene encoding oxidative stress-responsive serine-rich protein 1-like, with amino-acid sequence MELEAKDEEEESLQTAFKKLRVDGAGCIAALSVGDGTILRTTTRAAMDGAKQQTVSCKEAWHGCVRKPSRGSARVPRRRRSKSPVLHPPKFTYCNMKANSQLKHKPQADTSKGVTSSDGFVPAEHGTKDGQDSHLEASNDRTEPLEAFTAEEPLQKRGENRPALSSSFENSLRCKQTSDFQSLSMLSNSRQCPCTDKKCQCKQWRTMEVYSFSGLRSVLSECEKAVLGVHAHSLQNRSPSGTASASSPRSCSEQARAFVDDVTIEDLSGYMEYYLYIPKKMSHMAEMMYT; translated from the exons ATGTATTGCAGCTCTGTCCGTGGGCGACGGGACGATTCTCAGAACAACGACAAGAGCAGCCATGGATGGAGCCAAGCAGCAGACTGTCAGCTGCAAGGAAGCGTGGCATGG GTGTGTGAGAAAGCCTTCCCGAGGATCAGCAAGGGTCCCGCGGCGCCGGCGCTCCAAGTCTCCGGTCCTGCACCCTCCCAAGTTCACCTATTGCAACATGAAAGCCAACAGCCAGCTGAAACACAAACCCCAGGCAGACACTTCGAAGGGTGTCACCAGCTCAGATGGTTTTGTCCCGGCAGAGCATGGTACGAAGGACGGGCAGGATTCTCACCTCGAGGCCAGTAACGACAGAACTGAACCGTTGGAAGCTTTCACCGCCGAAGAGCCTTTGCAGAAGCGGGGGGAGAATCGCCCTGCTCTCTCCTCATCCTTTGAGAACAGCTTGCGTTGTAAGCAAACCTCAGATTTCCAGTCCTTATCCATGCTTAGCAACAGCAGGCAGTGCCCTTGTACGGACAAGAAGTGCCAGTGCAAGCAGTGGCGCACCATGGAGGTGTACTCCTTCTCCGGCCTGCGGAGCGTCCTGTCCGAGTGCGAGAAGGCAGTCCTGGGCGTGCATGCCCACTCCCTCCAGAACAGATCTCCCTCTGGGACAGCCTCAGCAAGCTCTCCCAGGTCTTGTTCTGAGCAAGCTCGAGCCTTTGTGGATGATGTGACTATTGAAGATCTTTCGGGATACATGGAATACTACTTATATATTCCCAAGAAAATGTCTCACATGGCGGAGATGATGTACACTTGA